The following proteins come from a genomic window of Athalia rosae chromosome 1, iyAthRosa1.1, whole genome shotgun sequence:
- the LOC105692435 gene encoding tropomyosin Per a 7.0102 isoform X10 — translation MDAIKKKMQGMKLEKDNAMDRALLCEQQARDANARAEKAEEEARSLQKKIQTIENELDQTQEALMQVNAKLEEKDKALQNAESEVAALNRRIQLLEEDLERSEERLATATAKLAEASQAADESERARKVLENRSLADEERMDALENQLKEARFLAEEADKKYDEVARKLAMVEADLERAEERAEAGESKIVELEEELRVVGNNLKSLEVSEEKANQREEEYKNQIKTLTTRLKEAEARAEFAERSVQKLQKEVDRLEDELVHEKEKYKYICDDLDLTFTELVG, via the exons ATGGACGCGATCAAGAAGAAAATGCAGGGAATGAAGCTGGAGAAGGACAATGCGATGGATCGCGCATTGCTCTGCGAACAGCAGGCTCGCGATGCCAATGCCCGCGCCGAAAAG GCCGAAGAGGAGGCTCGTTCCCTGCAAAAGAAGATCCAGACCATCGAGAATGAACTTGACCAGACCCAGGAGGCCCTCATGCAGGTCAACGCCAAGCTGGAAGAGAAGGACAAGGCTCTTCAGAAC GCCGAATCCGAAGTCGCCGCTCTTAACCGTCGCATCCAGCTTTTGGAGGAAGATCTGGAGAGGTCAGAGGAACGTCTTGCAACTGCCACCGCCAAGTTGGCCGAGGCATCTCAAGCAGCCGATGAAAGCGAGCG CGCCCGCAAAGTTCTTGAGAACCGCAGTTTGGCCGATGAGGAGCGTATGGACGCCCTTGAAAATCAACTGAAGGAAGCGAGATTCTTAGCTGAAGAAGCTGACAAGAAATACGATGAG GTCGCCCGTAAATTGGCCATGGTTGAGGCCGATCTTGAGCGTGCTGAGGAACGTGCCGAAGCTGGAGAGTC GAAGATCGTCGAGTTGGAGGAGGAACTTCGCGTCGTTGGCAACAACTTGAAGTCCCTTGAAGTCTCTGAGGAGAAG gcAAACCAACGCGAGGAGGAGTACAAAAACCAGATTAAGACCCTGACCACCCGTCTAAAGGAG GCTGAGGCTCGTGCTGAGTTCGCCGAGAGGTCCGTGCAAAAGTTGCAGAAGGAGGTCGACAGGCTCGAGG ACGAACTCGTCCACGAGAAGGAGAAGTACAAATACATCTGCGACGACCTGGACCTCACCTTCACCGAATTGGTCGGTTAA
- the LOC105692435 gene encoding myosin-10 isoform X5, with translation MHQGTSSTTRRRGHQHHPRHATRRRLDAFSRGPAQCGPAGISADSTVELSVEQDKSYSPSSSSCSYSAKDSRVGEGFGEGDESRIIPIDSRQPTLKNSPQLIDDDNNTHSSNKLKPVKDDEQLIESNAVICTADDDDKTHSENYVVKRPARCGQDDKLLRDDNKSRSAKLYGKNLSNDNDTVDIDTLGSKTSEKSTANRLLGGRNNNNSTSERGGKTRRGNSSPRNSRIEANRSPEPEHAVARARGDGNSDDETSNVEEDPELAELAKMRCPSERTEVQAEKEARRRKRCADYPGLAFGCSIFSSDTMMKFSLIKNELQNIMGNQLKRAESEVAALNRRIQLLEEDLERSEERLATATAKLAEASQAADESERARKVLENRSLADEERMDALENQLKEARFLAEEADKKYDEVARKLAMVEADLERAEERAEAGESKIVELEEELRVVGNNLKSLEVSEEKANQREEEYKNQIKTLTTRLKEAEARAEFAERSVQKLQKEVDRLEDELVHEKEKYKYICDDLDLTFTELVG, from the exons ATGCACCAGGGTACATCGTCGACGACGCGGCGTCGCGGTCACCAGCACCACCCTAGACATGCGACGCGACGCCGTCTCGACGCATTCAGTCGTGGACCCGCGCAGTGTGGTCCTGCTGGAATCTCGGCAGATTCAACTGTCGAACTGTCAGTCGAACAGGATAAATCTTActccccttcttcttcttcttgctctTATTCCGCAAAAGATTCGCGCGTCGGCGAAGGATTCGGAGAAGGCGATGAATCTAGGATTATTCCGATAGATAGCCGTCAGCCAACtctaaaaaattctccgcaaTTAATAGACGACGATAACAACACGCATTCTTCCAACAAGTTAAAGCCCGTTAAAGACGACGAACAGCTGATCGAGTCCAACGCTGTTATTTGCACagctgacgacgacgataagaCACATTCCGAAAACTATGTCGTTAAAAGGCCCGCGCGGTGTGGTCAGGACGACAAATTACTACGAGACGATAACAAGTCGAGATCTGCCAAGTTATAcggtaaaaatttatccaatGATAACGATACCGTCGATATCGATACCCTCGGTTCGAAGACTAGCGAAAAATCGACCGCCAATCGACTGCTGGGCGGcagaaacaataataattccacCTCGGAGAGAGGCGGTAAGACAAGGCGAGGAAATTCCTCGCCTAGGAATTCTCGGATTGAGGCGAATAGAAGCCCCGAGCCGGAGCACGCGGTCGCGAGGGCTCGGGGTGACGGAAACTCGGACGACGAGACTTCTAACGTCGAAGAAGATCCGGAGCTCGCTGAACTCGCTAAAATGCGATGCCCCAGCGAACGCACCGAGGTACAAGCCGAAAAGGAggcgaggagaagaaagagatgCGCCGATTATCCCGGTCTAGCATTTGGATGTTCGATATTCTCGAGCGACACGATGATGAAGTTCAGCTTGATTAAAAACGAACTACAAAATATCATGGGGAATCAACTGAAAAGG GCCGAATCCGAAGTCGCCGCTCTTAACCGTCGCATCCAGCTTTTGGAGGAAGATCTGGAGAGGTCAGAGGAACGTCTTGCAACTGCCACCGCCAAGTTGGCCGAGGCATCTCAAGCAGCCGATGAAAGCGAGCG CGCCCGCAAAGTTCTTGAGAACCGCAGTTTGGCCGATGAGGAGCGTATGGACGCCCTTGAAAATCAACTGAAGGAAGCGAGATTCTTAGCTGAAGAAGCTGACAAGAAATACGATGAG GTCGCCCGTAAATTGGCCATGGTTGAGGCCGATCTTGAGCGTGCTGAGGAACGTGCCGAAGCTGGAGAGTC GAAGATCGTCGAGTTGGAGGAGGAACTTCGCGTCGTTGGCAACAACTTGAAGTCCCTTGAAGTCTCTGAGGAGAAG gcAAACCAACGCGAGGAGGAGTACAAAAACCAGATTAAGACCCTGACCACCCGTCTAAAGGAG GCTGAGGCTCGTGCTGAGTTCGCCGAGAGGTCCGTGCAAAAGTTGCAGAAGGAGGTCGACAGGCTCGAGG ACGAACTCGTCCACGAGAAGGAGAAGTACAAATACATCTGCGACGACCTGGACCTCACCTTCACCGAATTGGTCGGTTAA
- the LOC105692435 gene encoding myosin-10 isoform X6, with the protein MHQGTSSTTRRRGHQHHPRHATRRRLDAFSRGPAQCGPAGISADSTVELSVEQDKSYSPSSSSCSYSAKDSRVGEGFGEGDESRIIPIDSRQPTLKNSPQLIDDDNNTHSSNKLKPVKDDEQLIESNAVICTADDDDKTHSENYVVKRPARCGQDDKLLRDDNKSRSAKLYGKNLSNDNDTVDIDTLGSKTSEKSTANRLLGGRNNNNSTSERGGKTRRGNSSPRNSRIEANRSPEPEHAVARARGDGNSDDETSNVEEDPELAELAKMRCPSERTEVQAEKEARRRKRCADYPGLAFGCSIFSSDTMMKFSLIKNELQNIMGNQLKRAESEVAALNRRIQLLEEDLERSEERLATATAKLAEASQAADESERARKVLENRSLADEERMDALENQLKEARFLAEEADKKYDEVARKLAMVEADLERAEERAEAGESKIVELEEELRVVGNNLKSLEVSEEKATQREETFEGQVKILDSQLKEAEARAEFAERSVQKLQKEVDRLEDELVHEKEKYKYICDDLDLTFTELVG; encoded by the exons ATGCACCAGGGTACATCGTCGACGACGCGGCGTCGCGGTCACCAGCACCACCCTAGACATGCGACGCGACGCCGTCTCGACGCATTCAGTCGTGGACCCGCGCAGTGTGGTCCTGCTGGAATCTCGGCAGATTCAACTGTCGAACTGTCAGTCGAACAGGATAAATCTTActccccttcttcttcttcttgctctTATTCCGCAAAAGATTCGCGCGTCGGCGAAGGATTCGGAGAAGGCGATGAATCTAGGATTATTCCGATAGATAGCCGTCAGCCAACtctaaaaaattctccgcaaTTAATAGACGACGATAACAACACGCATTCTTCCAACAAGTTAAAGCCCGTTAAAGACGACGAACAGCTGATCGAGTCCAACGCTGTTATTTGCACagctgacgacgacgataagaCACATTCCGAAAACTATGTCGTTAAAAGGCCCGCGCGGTGTGGTCAGGACGACAAATTACTACGAGACGATAACAAGTCGAGATCTGCCAAGTTATAcggtaaaaatttatccaatGATAACGATACCGTCGATATCGATACCCTCGGTTCGAAGACTAGCGAAAAATCGACCGCCAATCGACTGCTGGGCGGcagaaacaataataattccacCTCGGAGAGAGGCGGTAAGACAAGGCGAGGAAATTCCTCGCCTAGGAATTCTCGGATTGAGGCGAATAGAAGCCCCGAGCCGGAGCACGCGGTCGCGAGGGCTCGGGGTGACGGAAACTCGGACGACGAGACTTCTAACGTCGAAGAAGATCCGGAGCTCGCTGAACTCGCTAAAATGCGATGCCCCAGCGAACGCACCGAGGTACAAGCCGAAAAGGAggcgaggagaagaaagagatgCGCCGATTATCCCGGTCTAGCATTTGGATGTTCGATATTCTCGAGCGACACGATGATGAAGTTCAGCTTGATTAAAAACGAACTACAAAATATCATGGGGAATCAACTGAAAAGG GCCGAATCCGAAGTCGCCGCTCTTAACCGTCGCATCCAGCTTTTGGAGGAAGATCTGGAGAGGTCAGAGGAACGTCTTGCAACTGCCACCGCCAAGTTGGCCGAGGCATCTCAAGCAGCCGATGAAAGCGAGCG CGCCCGCAAAGTTCTTGAGAACCGCAGTTTGGCCGATGAGGAGCGTATGGACGCCCTTGAAAATCAACTGAAGGAAGCGAGATTCTTAGCTGAAGAAGCTGACAAGAAATACGATGAG GTCGCCCGTAAATTGGCCATGGTTGAGGCCGATCTTGAGCGTGCTGAGGAACGTGCCGAAGCTGGAGAGTC GAAGATCGTCGAGTTGGAGGAGGAACTTCGCGTCGTTGGCAACAACTTGAAGTCCCTTGAAGTCTCTGAGGAGAAG GCGACGCAGAGGGAGGAAACGTTCGAAGGACAAGTTAAGATCTTGGACAGCCAATTGAAGGAG GCTGAGGCTCGTGCTGAGTTCGCCGAGAGGTCCGTGCAAAAGTTGCAGAAGGAGGTCGACAGGCTCGAGG ACGAACTCGTCCACGAGAAGGAGAAGTACAAATACATCTGCGACGACCTGGACCTCACCTTCACCGAATTGGTCGGTTAA
- the LOC105692435 gene encoding tropomyosin-2 isoform X9 yields MDAIKKKMQGMKLEKDNAMDRALLCEQQARDANARAEKAEEEARSLQKKIQTIENELDQTQEALMQVNAKLEEKDKALQNAESEVAALNRRIQLLEEDLERSEERLATATAKLAEASQAADESERIRKALENRTNMEDDRVSLLEQQLAQAKLIAEEADKKYEEVARKLVMMEQDLERAEEKAEISESKIVELEEELRVVGNNLKSLEVSEEKATQREETFEGQVKILDSQLKEAEARAEFAERSVQKLQKEVDRLEDDLVAEREKNKLLQEEMEATLHDIQNM; encoded by the exons ATGGACGCGATCAAGAAGAAAATGCAGGGAATGAAGCTGGAGAAGGACAATGCGATGGATCGCGCATTGCTCTGCGAACAGCAGGCTCGCGATGCCAATGCCCGCGCCGAAAAG GCCGAAGAGGAGGCTCGTTCCCTGCAAAAGAAGATCCAGACCATCGAGAATGAACTTGACCAGACCCAGGAGGCCCTCATGCAGGTCAACGCCAAGCTGGAAGAGAAGGACAAGGCTCTTCAGAAC GCCGAATCCGAAGTCGCCGCTCTTAACCGTCGCATCCAGCTTTTGGAGGAAGATCTGGAGAGGTCAGAGGAACGTCTTGCAACTGCCACCGCCAAGTTGGCCGAGGCATCTCAAGCAGCCGATGAAAGCGAGCG gaTACGGAAGGCACTTGAAAATCGAACCAACATGGAGGACGATCGCGTTTCTTTGTTGGAACAACAACTGGCCCAGGCTAAACTCATTGCTGAAGAGGCTGATAAAAAATACGAAGAG GTTGCCAGGAAGCTAGTCATGATGGAACAGGATCTCGAGCGTGCTGAGGAAAAAGCCGAAATTTCCGAATC GAAGATCGTCGAGTTGGAGGAGGAACTTCGCGTCGTTGGCAACAACTTGAAGTCCCTTGAAGTCTCTGAGGAGAAG GCGACGCAGAGGGAGGAAACGTTCGAAGGACAAGTTAAGATCTTGGACAGCCAATTGAAGGAG GCTGAGGCTCGTGCTGAGTTCGCCGAGAGGTCCGTGCAAAAGTTGCAGAAGGAGGTCGACAGGCTCGAGG ACGACCTCGTTGccgaaagggagaaaaataaattgctgCAAGAAGAGATGGAGGCAACACTGCATGACATCCAGAACATGTAG
- the LOC105692435 gene encoding myosin-10 isoform X1, which produces MHQGTSSTTRRRGHQHHPRHATRRRLDAFSRGPAQCGPAGISADSTVELSVEQDKSYSPSSSSCSYSAKDSRVGEGFGEGDESRIIPIDSRQPTLKNSPQLIDDDNNTHSSNKLKPVKDDEQLIESNAVICTADDDDKTHSENYVVKRPARCGQDDKLLRDDNKSRSAKLYGKNLSNDNDTVDIDTLGSKTSEKSTANRLLGGRNNNNSTSERGGKTRRGNSSPRNSRIEANRSPEPEHAVARARGDGNSDDETSNVEEDPELAELAKMRCPSERTEVQAEKEARRRKRCADYPGLAFGCSIFSSDTMMKFSLIKNELQNIMGNQLKRAESEVAALNRRIQLLEEDLERSEERLATATAKLAEASQAADESERARKVLENRSLADEERMDALENQLKEARFLAEEADKKYDEVARKLAMVEADLERAEERAEAGESKIVELEEELRVVGNNLKSLEVSEEKANQREEEYKNQIKTLTTRLKEAEARAEFAERSVQKLQKEVDRLEDDLVAEREKNKLLQEEMEATLHDIQNM; this is translated from the exons ATGCACCAGGGTACATCGTCGACGACGCGGCGTCGCGGTCACCAGCACCACCCTAGACATGCGACGCGACGCCGTCTCGACGCATTCAGTCGTGGACCCGCGCAGTGTGGTCCTGCTGGAATCTCGGCAGATTCAACTGTCGAACTGTCAGTCGAACAGGATAAATCTTActccccttcttcttcttcttgctctTATTCCGCAAAAGATTCGCGCGTCGGCGAAGGATTCGGAGAAGGCGATGAATCTAGGATTATTCCGATAGATAGCCGTCAGCCAACtctaaaaaattctccgcaaTTAATAGACGACGATAACAACACGCATTCTTCCAACAAGTTAAAGCCCGTTAAAGACGACGAACAGCTGATCGAGTCCAACGCTGTTATTTGCACagctgacgacgacgataagaCACATTCCGAAAACTATGTCGTTAAAAGGCCCGCGCGGTGTGGTCAGGACGACAAATTACTACGAGACGATAACAAGTCGAGATCTGCCAAGTTATAcggtaaaaatttatccaatGATAACGATACCGTCGATATCGATACCCTCGGTTCGAAGACTAGCGAAAAATCGACCGCCAATCGACTGCTGGGCGGcagaaacaataataattccacCTCGGAGAGAGGCGGTAAGACAAGGCGAGGAAATTCCTCGCCTAGGAATTCTCGGATTGAGGCGAATAGAAGCCCCGAGCCGGAGCACGCGGTCGCGAGGGCTCGGGGTGACGGAAACTCGGACGACGAGACTTCTAACGTCGAAGAAGATCCGGAGCTCGCTGAACTCGCTAAAATGCGATGCCCCAGCGAACGCACCGAGGTACAAGCCGAAAAGGAggcgaggagaagaaagagatgCGCCGATTATCCCGGTCTAGCATTTGGATGTTCGATATTCTCGAGCGACACGATGATGAAGTTCAGCTTGATTAAAAACGAACTACAAAATATCATGGGGAATCAACTGAAAAGG GCCGAATCCGAAGTCGCCGCTCTTAACCGTCGCATCCAGCTTTTGGAGGAAGATCTGGAGAGGTCAGAGGAACGTCTTGCAACTGCCACCGCCAAGTTGGCCGAGGCATCTCAAGCAGCCGATGAAAGCGAGCG CGCCCGCAAAGTTCTTGAGAACCGCAGTTTGGCCGATGAGGAGCGTATGGACGCCCTTGAAAATCAACTGAAGGAAGCGAGATTCTTAGCTGAAGAAGCTGACAAGAAATACGATGAG GTCGCCCGTAAATTGGCCATGGTTGAGGCCGATCTTGAGCGTGCTGAGGAACGTGCCGAAGCTGGAGAGTC GAAGATCGTCGAGTTGGAGGAGGAACTTCGCGTCGTTGGCAACAACTTGAAGTCCCTTGAAGTCTCTGAGGAGAAG gcAAACCAACGCGAGGAGGAGTACAAAAACCAGATTAAGACCCTGACCACCCGTCTAAAGGAG GCTGAGGCTCGTGCTGAGTTCGCCGAGAGGTCCGTGCAAAAGTTGCAGAAGGAGGTCGACAGGCTCGAGG ACGACCTCGTTGccgaaagggagaaaaataaattgctgCAAGAAGAGATGGAGGCAACACTGCATGACATCCAGAACATGTAG
- the LOC105692435 gene encoding tropomyosin-1, isoforms 9A/A/B isoform X13 — MTTQVQQGSLLDVLKKKMRQTKEEMEKYKDECEEYHKRLQVELMRREAAESEVAALNRRIQLLEEDLERSEERLATATAKLAEASQAADESERIRKALENRTNMEDDRVSLLEQQLAQAKLIAEEADKKYEEVARKLVMMEQDLERAEEKAEISESKIVELEEELRVVGNNLKSLEVSEEKATQREETFEGQVKILDSQLKEAEARAEFAERSVQKLQKEVDRLEDDLVAEREKNKLLQEEMEATLHDIQNM, encoded by the exons ATGACGACCCAAGTGCAACAGGGCAGCCTCCTTGACGTGCTCAAGAAGAAAATGCGACAGACCaaagaagaaatggaaaaatacaaGGATGAATGTGAGGAATACCACAAGCGGCTTCAGGTTGAACTGATGCGTCGGGAAGCA GCCGAATCCGAAGTCGCCGCTCTTAACCGTCGCATCCAGCTTTTGGAGGAAGATCTGGAGAGGTCAGAGGAACGTCTTGCAACTGCCACCGCCAAGTTGGCCGAGGCATCTCAAGCAGCCGATGAAAGCGAGCG gaTACGGAAGGCACTTGAAAATCGAACCAACATGGAGGACGATCGCGTTTCTTTGTTGGAACAACAACTGGCCCAGGCTAAACTCATTGCTGAAGAGGCTGATAAAAAATACGAAGAG GTTGCCAGGAAGCTAGTCATGATGGAACAGGATCTCGAGCGTGCTGAGGAAAAAGCCGAAATTTCCGAATC GAAGATCGTCGAGTTGGAGGAGGAACTTCGCGTCGTTGGCAACAACTTGAAGTCCCTTGAAGTCTCTGAGGAGAAG GCGACGCAGAGGGAGGAAACGTTCGAAGGACAAGTTAAGATCTTGGACAGCCAATTGAAGGAG GCTGAGGCTCGTGCTGAGTTCGCCGAGAGGTCCGTGCAAAAGTTGCAGAAGGAGGTCGACAGGCTCGAGG ACGACCTCGTTGccgaaagggagaaaaataaattgctgCAAGAAGAGATGGAGGCAACACTGCATGACATCCAGAACATGTAG
- the LOC105692435 gene encoding tropomyosin-2 isoform X7: MDAIKKKMQGMKLEKDNAMDRALLCEQQARDANARAEKAEEEARSLQKKIQTIENELDQTQEALMQVNAKLEEKDKALQNAESEVAALNRRIQLLEEDLERSEERLATATAKLAEASQAADESERARKVLENRSLADEERMDALENQLKEARFLAEEADKKYDEVARKLAMVEADLERAEERAEAGESKIVELEEELRVVGNNLKSLEVSEEKANQREEEYKNQIKTLTTRLKEAEARAEFAERSVQKLQKEVDRLEDDLVAEREKNKLLQEEMEATLHDIQNM; encoded by the exons ATGGACGCGATCAAGAAGAAAATGCAGGGAATGAAGCTGGAGAAGGACAATGCGATGGATCGCGCATTGCTCTGCGAACAGCAGGCTCGCGATGCCAATGCCCGCGCCGAAAAG GCCGAAGAGGAGGCTCGTTCCCTGCAAAAGAAGATCCAGACCATCGAGAATGAACTTGACCAGACCCAGGAGGCCCTCATGCAGGTCAACGCCAAGCTGGAAGAGAAGGACAAGGCTCTTCAGAAC GCCGAATCCGAAGTCGCCGCTCTTAACCGTCGCATCCAGCTTTTGGAGGAAGATCTGGAGAGGTCAGAGGAACGTCTTGCAACTGCCACCGCCAAGTTGGCCGAGGCATCTCAAGCAGCCGATGAAAGCGAGCG CGCCCGCAAAGTTCTTGAGAACCGCAGTTTGGCCGATGAGGAGCGTATGGACGCCCTTGAAAATCAACTGAAGGAAGCGAGATTCTTAGCTGAAGAAGCTGACAAGAAATACGATGAG GTCGCCCGTAAATTGGCCATGGTTGAGGCCGATCTTGAGCGTGCTGAGGAACGTGCCGAAGCTGGAGAGTC GAAGATCGTCGAGTTGGAGGAGGAACTTCGCGTCGTTGGCAACAACTTGAAGTCCCTTGAAGTCTCTGAGGAGAAG gcAAACCAACGCGAGGAGGAGTACAAAAACCAGATTAAGACCCTGACCACCCGTCTAAAGGAG GCTGAGGCTCGTGCTGAGTTCGCCGAGAGGTCCGTGCAAAAGTTGCAGAAGGAGGTCGACAGGCTCGAGG ACGACCTCGTTGccgaaagggagaaaaataaattgctgCAAGAAGAGATGGAGGCAACACTGCATGACATCCAGAACATGTAG
- the LOC105692435 gene encoding tropomyosin-1, isoforms 9A/A/B isoform X12: MTTQVQQGSLLDVLKKKMRQTKEEMEKYKDECEEYHKRLQVELMRREAAESEVAALNRRIQLLEEDLERSEERLATATAKLAEASQAADESERIRKALENRTNMEDDRVSLLEQQLAQAKLIAEEADKKYEEVARKLVMMEQDLERAEEKAEISESKIVELEEELRVVGNNLKSLEVSEEKANQREEEYKNQIKTLTTRLKEAEARAEFAERSVQKLQKEVDRLEDDLVAEREKNKLLQEEMEATLHDIQNM; this comes from the exons ATGACGACCCAAGTGCAACAGGGCAGCCTCCTTGACGTGCTCAAGAAGAAAATGCGACAGACCaaagaagaaatggaaaaatacaaGGATGAATGTGAGGAATACCACAAGCGGCTTCAGGTTGAACTGATGCGTCGGGAAGCA GCCGAATCCGAAGTCGCCGCTCTTAACCGTCGCATCCAGCTTTTGGAGGAAGATCTGGAGAGGTCAGAGGAACGTCTTGCAACTGCCACCGCCAAGTTGGCCGAGGCATCTCAAGCAGCCGATGAAAGCGAGCG gaTACGGAAGGCACTTGAAAATCGAACCAACATGGAGGACGATCGCGTTTCTTTGTTGGAACAACAACTGGCCCAGGCTAAACTCATTGCTGAAGAGGCTGATAAAAAATACGAAGAG GTTGCCAGGAAGCTAGTCATGATGGAACAGGATCTCGAGCGTGCTGAGGAAAAAGCCGAAATTTCCGAATC GAAGATCGTCGAGTTGGAGGAGGAACTTCGCGTCGTTGGCAACAACTTGAAGTCCCTTGAAGTCTCTGAGGAGAAG gcAAACCAACGCGAGGAGGAGTACAAAAACCAGATTAAGACCCTGACCACCCGTCTAAAGGAG GCTGAGGCTCGTGCTGAGTTCGCCGAGAGGTCCGTGCAAAAGTTGCAGAAGGAGGTCGACAGGCTCGAGG ACGACCTCGTTGccgaaagggagaaaaataaattgctgCAAGAAGAGATGGAGGCAACACTGCATGACATCCAGAACATGTAG
- the LOC105692435 gene encoding protein CASP isoform X3, translating to MHQGTSSTTRRRGHQHHPRHATRRRLDAFSRGPAQCGPAGISADSTVELSVEQDKSYSPSSSSCSYSAKDSRVGEGFGEGDESRIIPIDSRQPTLKNSPQLIDDDNNTHSSNKLKPVKDDEQLIESNAVICTADDDDKTHSENYVVKRPARCGQDDKLLRDDNKSRSAKLYGKNLSNDNDTVDIDTLGSKTSEKSTANRLLGGRNNNNSTSERGGKTRRGNSSPRNSRIEANRSPEPEHAVARARGDGNSDDETSNVEEDPELAELAKMRCPSERTEVQAEKEARRRKRCADYPGLAFGCSIFSSDTMMKFSLIKNELQNIMGNQLKRAESEVAALNRRIQLLEEDLERSEERLATATAKLAEASQAADESERIRKALENRTNMEDDRVSLLEQQLAQAKLIAEEADKKYEEVARKLVMMEQDLERAEEKAEISESKIVELEEELRVVGNNLKSLEVSEEKANQREEEYKNQIKTLTTRLKEAEARAEFAERSVQKLQKEVDRLEDDLVAEREKNKLLQEEMEATLHDIQNM from the exons ATGCACCAGGGTACATCGTCGACGACGCGGCGTCGCGGTCACCAGCACCACCCTAGACATGCGACGCGACGCCGTCTCGACGCATTCAGTCGTGGACCCGCGCAGTGTGGTCCTGCTGGAATCTCGGCAGATTCAACTGTCGAACTGTCAGTCGAACAGGATAAATCTTActccccttcttcttcttcttgctctTATTCCGCAAAAGATTCGCGCGTCGGCGAAGGATTCGGAGAAGGCGATGAATCTAGGATTATTCCGATAGATAGCCGTCAGCCAACtctaaaaaattctccgcaaTTAATAGACGACGATAACAACACGCATTCTTCCAACAAGTTAAAGCCCGTTAAAGACGACGAACAGCTGATCGAGTCCAACGCTGTTATTTGCACagctgacgacgacgataagaCACATTCCGAAAACTATGTCGTTAAAAGGCCCGCGCGGTGTGGTCAGGACGACAAATTACTACGAGACGATAACAAGTCGAGATCTGCCAAGTTATAcggtaaaaatttatccaatGATAACGATACCGTCGATATCGATACCCTCGGTTCGAAGACTAGCGAAAAATCGACCGCCAATCGACTGCTGGGCGGcagaaacaataataattccacCTCGGAGAGAGGCGGTAAGACAAGGCGAGGAAATTCCTCGCCTAGGAATTCTCGGATTGAGGCGAATAGAAGCCCCGAGCCGGAGCACGCGGTCGCGAGGGCTCGGGGTGACGGAAACTCGGACGACGAGACTTCTAACGTCGAAGAAGATCCGGAGCTCGCTGAACTCGCTAAAATGCGATGCCCCAGCGAACGCACCGAGGTACAAGCCGAAAAGGAggcgaggagaagaaagagatgCGCCGATTATCCCGGTCTAGCATTTGGATGTTCGATATTCTCGAGCGACACGATGATGAAGTTCAGCTTGATTAAAAACGAACTACAAAATATCATGGGGAATCAACTGAAAAGG GCCGAATCCGAAGTCGCCGCTCTTAACCGTCGCATCCAGCTTTTGGAGGAAGATCTGGAGAGGTCAGAGGAACGTCTTGCAACTGCCACCGCCAAGTTGGCCGAGGCATCTCAAGCAGCCGATGAAAGCGAGCG gaTACGGAAGGCACTTGAAAATCGAACCAACATGGAGGACGATCGCGTTTCTTTGTTGGAACAACAACTGGCCCAGGCTAAACTCATTGCTGAAGAGGCTGATAAAAAATACGAAGAG GTTGCCAGGAAGCTAGTCATGATGGAACAGGATCTCGAGCGTGCTGAGGAAAAAGCCGAAATTTCCGAATC GAAGATCGTCGAGTTGGAGGAGGAACTTCGCGTCGTTGGCAACAACTTGAAGTCCCTTGAAGTCTCTGAGGAGAAG gcAAACCAACGCGAGGAGGAGTACAAAAACCAGATTAAGACCCTGACCACCCGTCTAAAGGAG GCTGAGGCTCGTGCTGAGTTCGCCGAGAGGTCCGTGCAAAAGTTGCAGAAGGAGGTCGACAGGCTCGAGG ACGACCTCGTTGccgaaagggagaaaaataaattgctgCAAGAAGAGATGGAGGCAACACTGCATGACATCCAGAACATGTAG